A window of Candidatus Zixiibacteriota bacterium genomic DNA:
GAAACTGGGGACCAAAATCAGCGGCGGCTTCGCCATTTTGATAATTATTGCCCTGATTTTGAGTTTTACCGGCTGGAATGGCCTGCAAAATGTCGAAGAACTGGCGCAAGTAACTGCCCAGGCCAATCTGGCCAAAGATAACCTGCAGTCAGCCCGCGGCCATATAAAGGATTTTATTAACCAGGGTTTTGCCAAGCAGGGAAATGATACCAAAAACAGTGTTGAGAAGTATACCGATGTTTATGCGGCTCAAAAAGAACTTCTCAATGAAATGAGAAAATCAAGCGGGTTGTCATCGTCCGACCTTACCCTGATCGACAATGCCCTCCGGAATATCGATGAATATGATGCCGGAGTCCAGGGGATGGTAGCCGCCCGAAAGCAAAAGGATGCCTCCTTTGAGCAGTGGGGCAAGCTGGGCTGGAGCGTGACCAACGATATTAACTCGGCCATGGAAAATATCATCAACCCGGCCAAACGGGCGGCGGAGAACTCGGGTAATATAAACCAGTTGAAGATCTGGAATGAATACGGGGTCAGACTGGATCAGGATGTAGTCGAGAAATTCCTGGTACTGCGGGTTACGGCGGTATATCTGGTAGCCACCAATGCCGATGCCCAATGGACCGCGTACCAGGAACAACTGGCCAAGATGAAGACCGGTCTGAATGACTGGGCCAGCCTGGTTCAGGATAAGAGCGATCTGGCCCGGACAGCCGCGACAATACATCAGTATATCCAGGAATACGAAGAAGCGGGTATTAAATTTTACGAGGCTATAGTAAATAACCGCAGTGAATATCAGGATGTAATGACCGCCGCGGCCTCGCTGACCGACAATATTAATAAACTACAGGCCGAGACCGAGAAAGAATCGCAGTCGGTCATGACCCAGGCCAATACCCTGATGATCACTTTGGCAGTGGCCGGTATGATTGTCGGTATATTGCTGGCCCTGATCATTACGCGCGGTATTACCGGACCGATTAATAGAATAATCAAAGGCTTGACATCGGGAGCCGAGCAAGTCGGCGCCGCCTCGGAACAGGTGGCCGCGGCCGGCCAGTCGTTGGCCGAGGGTGCCTCGGAGCAGGCTTCATCGCTTGAAGAAACCTCGTCGTCGCTTGAGGAAATGGCCAGTATGACCCGGCAGAATGCTGATAATGCCAAACAGGCCAGCACGCTGGCTGATGAGGCGAATAAATCATCGGCCAAGGGGGCTCAGGCGATGCAGGAAATGTCGGAGGCCATGGAAAAAATTAAAAAATCATCCGATGAGACCGCCAAGATAATCAAAGTCATCGACGAGATCGCTTTCCAGACCAACCTTCTGGCTCTCAACGCGGCGGTCGAAGCGGCCCGGGCGGGAGAGGCCGGTAAGGGCTTTGCTGTGGTGGCCGAAGAGGTCCGTAATCTGGCCCAGAGATCGGCCGAAGCGGCCAAGAATACCAATGCTCTAATCGAAGGCGCCCAGAAGAACGCCGAAAACGGTGTCCGGGTGACGGAACTACTCAATGAAATTCTCCAGGATATTTCCAACGGCAGCCGCAAGGTAACGGACCTGATCAACGAGGTTTCGGTGGCCAGCAACGAACAGACCCAGGGTATCGATCAATTGAATACAGCCATGTCTCAGATGGATCAGGTGACTCAGCAGAATGCCTCTAACGCGGAGGAATCATCGTCCGCCAGCGAGGAATTGGCCGCCCAGGCTCAGCAACTTCAGGAAATCGTGGGGGAATTGGCCCAGGTGGTTCATGGCGCCAATACCTTGTCCATGGTGGATATTTCCAGGGGTAAAGAACATCACGATAACGGGACCGGGGGGCTCTCGTCTCGGATGTCGAATCGTATCCGCAGTACCCTGGGCAGATCAACCAAAGCAAAAACGGCCGGGAATGTTCAGAGCCGCAAGAATAAAGATAAGGCGGTCGATATCATTCCGCTCAAGGAAGAGGAGATGGCTGAATTTTAACTCCTTCGTTTAGTCATTAGCGGCCGGGAATATTCTGGCTCGGTCACCGAAGCGGGGAATGAGCACTTCCCCGCTTTTTTTATTTACCTGAAGGGCCGCCGACCTTTTTGTTTGCCCCCGGTAACAATTCACATTATTATCATTCAAATCTTATTTTAAACCGGTTTAAAATGGAGTAACCATGTCCCTTGACAATCTAAAAAATCTTCCGCGGGAAACCCTCCTGGGGATGATCGAAGATTTCGCCAAAAACTGGCTGGCTCATGACGGTCTCTGGTTTCAGGCGGCCGAAAAGGAAACAGATATGCAGACCGCTATCAAGCTCGACACCGAGGCCTGGGATAAATTTACCCGGATCGAGGCCAAACGGATTATGGCCCGTCACGGGATTGCTGAGAATGGCGGGCTTGAGGCACTCAAAAAGGCTCTTGGGTTCAGGCTCTATGCGGTGTTAAACGAACAAACCATTACCGATGAAAGGCCGCGATCTTTTGTTTTCAAGATGGTCGATTGCCGGGTTCAGTCGGCCCGTAAAAGAAAAGAAATGCCGCCCTTTCCCTGCAAATCGGTGGGTATTGTCGAATACCGGGAATTCGCGCGGACAATTGATCCCCGGATTAAGACCGAATGTATCGCCTGCCCGCCGGATCCCCAGGAACGCGATTTTTACTGCGGTTGGAAATTCACCCTTGATGATTAAACCGCCGGGTACCGAATGAAATGGGCAAAGATAATAGGCCGCGTGATAATCCCGTTTCTGCCCATTATTACGGCCGGCTGTTTTGGGGTGGTTTCTTCGGCATGGGCCCAAAATCATTCATATTTCTGGCGGCCTGAAATCGACTCGGCCGAAACCATTGCCGCCCGAATACCTCCTCCCGAAGGATTCCGTAGAATGCCGGTTGATGATGGCTCATTTGGTGAATGGCTGAGATATCTTCCGCTCAAGGAGGGTCGGCCCGGAGTTCATCTATATGATGGCTCGTTAAAGGGCAACCAGGAGGCCCATCAGGCGGTCATTGATATCGATGTCGGGCGGGAAAATCTTCAGCAATGTGCCGATGCCGTAATCAGGCTTCGCGCGGAATATCTGTACAGCCGAGCGGAGTACGATTCCATCCATTTCAATTTCACCAGCGGCGATACGGCCTGGTATCGGGCCTGGGTCGATGGTTATCGTCCATGGATCGCGGGGGATAGAGCATTATGGGAGAAATCAGTTCCGCCTGATTCATCATATGAAAATTTTTTAAAATATCTGAAAACGGTTTTTTCTTACGCCGGTTCGTATTCTCTAAGCCGGGAACTGGACCGGGTCGGCGATCCCGATCGCATTCAGATTGGTGATGTTTTTATTCAGGGCGGATTTCCGGGGCATGCCGTTCTTGTGGTCGATCTGGCGGTAAATGAAGACGAGGGCAAACAGGTATTTTTACTGGCCCAGAGTTTTATGCCCGCCCAGGAAATACACCTGCTGAAAAATCTTGAAGACTCGCTGTTGAGTCCGTGGTATATCCTTGATAGAGGCGAGGTTCTTTTAACCCCGGAATGGTCATTTTCGCGTTACGATTTGATGAGATTTTAAATAATCGATTGCATCAAAAAGGCTTAACCTCTAAATTCGGCTTAATAAAAATACTAAATCCCGACACAAATTACCACGGACATCCGGGAAAGGGACAGCAATGAAGGGAGTAACGATTCTGTTCGCCGCCGTAATTCTGGCGATTGCGGTTTCGGGTATTTCTCAGACGGGCGGCCATGATTCGGCTGAGACCATCCGGGAATATATCCTTCGAATGGAGGGAGATACGATCTGTTACCGTTTCGGCGAGATTATTGGATCGGCACCGATTGATTTTTCGGCGGGGATCGACACAAACAATATCACTTGCGATTTCGATTTTATCCTTTATTCCACCATTGATACTGTTATTATCCCTCCGACTACGGAACCGGCGCGGGTTTTTTTTGTGACATCTCAGGACACATCGGTCCAGGTGTTCATTTTTCATGAGGGTCTCAACCAGCAGTATGAGGCGAAGCGCCGGGTTCTCAGCCGGTTTGCATCATTCGGAAACAGCCCGATTACCGGATTCAAACCCTTTTATTACTCCGGTCCGGATGATACGGATCTGGTCACTCTCAGGGAAAAATATAATCTGGATAGTGTGGCCGGCGATGGAGCACAAATCGACCGGATTATCAATCTGATGTGGTGGGCGCACAATATTGTCCGTCATGACGGGAATTCGGCAAATCCATCTCCGGCCAATGCTCTTAATTTGATTTCAGTCTGCAGGG
This region includes:
- a CDS encoding DUF4846 domain-containing protein; the protein is MKWAKIIGRVIIPFLPIITAGCFGVVSSAWAQNHSYFWRPEIDSAETIAARIPPPEGFRRMPVDDGSFGEWLRYLPLKEGRPGVHLYDGSLKGNQEAHQAVIDIDVGRENLQQCADAVIRLRAEYLYSRAEYDSIHFNFTSGDTAWYRAWVDGYRPWIAGDRALWEKSVPPDSSYENFLKYLKTVFSYAGSYSLSRELDRVGDPDRIQIGDVFIQGGFPGHAVLVVDLAVNEDEGKQVFLLAQSFMPAQEIHLLKNLEDSLLSPWYILDRGEVLLTPEWSFSRYDLMRF
- a CDS encoding transglutaminase domain-containing protein produces the protein MKGVTILFAAVILAIAVSGISQTGGHDSAETIREYILRMEGDTICYRFGEIIGSAPIDFSAGIDTNNITCDFDFILYSTIDTVIIPPTTEPARVFFVTSQDTSVQVFIFHEGLNQQYEAKRRVLSRFASFGNSPITGFKPFYYSGPDDTDLVTLREKYNLDSVAGDGAQIDRIINLMWWAHNIVRHDGNSANPSPANALNLISVCREEDRGVNCRMMATILNEVCLSMGFPSRHVTCFPADTTDPDCHVINMVYSDSLGKWLYMDPTFAGYFTDRDGRLLSIAEVRQMMINGDSLVINDDINWNGSPKLKIEYKAYMAKNLFRFCCPLGSQFGYESRQDSNRVWIYLDPVDYYPDRIGRCDTLGTEFPKLLKYYTDNFKYFWASPY